A stretch of DNA from Spirochaeta isovalerica:
GCATACTGGGCATTGACGAAGAGGAAGCGAGAGACAAATTCGGATTCCTCCTCGACTCACTGGATTACGGCGCGCCTCCCCATGGAGGATTGGCGCTCGGTCTGGACAGAATGGCCATGCTGTTCCTGAAGACGCCGTCGCTCCGCGATGTCATCGCCTTCCCCAAAACACAGAAAGCCACCTGTATGATGACAGAGGCTCCCGGTAATGTGGAAGAGGAGCAGATGGAGGAGCTTTTCATCGCTTCGACAGTCGAGGATGAAGAATAAAAAAACGCCCCGTTTTGCAGCGGGGCGTTTTTATTTGCCTCTTTGATTATTGAGCTGTGATTGTAATAGACATTCGTTCCCAGAAATTCTTTGCCAGAACAGCGATATCGTCTGTCGTATCGGCGGGAGTGCTGTTATCGTATATTTCGATAAGGCCGTTTGTGTCCCAGGATATCTCAACCATTATTCCATCCGCTTTACTGGGTATAGTTACTGTATTCATAGGCATGACCAGGGCATCGATATCACCATCAAAATACCATCCCGGGGCCGTTGCTCCTATATCCGCCAAAGCGTCAGCAAATGAATCGGCATGACCTTCATTGCCTGTAAAAATTGCTTGATAATCCGATCCTGAATGAAATATGCTGAATGTTGTTGAGACAGGTTCTATACTATAGTAATCAGGATCCGCCAAGTATAAGTTGGAAGATTCTGCCAGACGATCATAGGGGTCTATCTCCCAATAATCAAATCGGAATGTATCGATAGGCAGATCGCTTTCATCTGTCCATAATGGTAAGTCATAACTTCCACTTGTTTGTCTAAAATTTATTCTATTCATAAAGTCGGGGTTTGAACTGAATCCGGGAAGATTTGCCTCTATGATAGTTCCGGCAATACTATTGGGTTCGAATTCGGGATTCAGATGCCCTCCTAATTCAGAAAAGAAATTACCGGTGTATTCGAATATGATGCTTGTGTATTCCCCCTGAGGGACGGGGACATCGGGAAATAGTGTTAATGTCCCTTCGCAAAAATCAACGGGAATAGACCATGTTTCTCCTTCCGGTAAATAGCCGTTTTCGTCGAGTTCATGATCGGGAACAAACTCATACCCCCGCAAGTCATTATAGAGGTATATCACTGAAATCATCATTCTGAAGTGCGTGGGAGTAACCTCATCGATTTTTGTCCCGAAGAGACTATAGACTTCATCATATACATCCAGACTCGAATCCGTTCCGGGCGTATAGGAAAGCGTTCTGGCCGGACTGGCATATAGAGCAGGTGTGTTGGCTTCATCGTTCCACATAAAAGAAACCGGTTTGGCCGAAGGAAGCCTTTCCGATGGCATTTCGCCGCAGGAGAGGAGAGTTCCAATTGTCTGGATCAAAATTGCAGCAATTGATAATTTTAGAAATGTAGTTGTTTTCATTAGAATGATACTCCTGCCGCGACCTGGCTGCGCATGCCGTGATACAGAATGTCAGTTGAATAGGCCGACCATCCCGGACTGATTTTGAAATAGAATAGATCGCCGGCATAGATCTTGAAAGGAACATAGAGCTCAAGCCCTACGGCGTTGCTCCAGAAATAGCCGTCCAGATCAATACCTATAGAGAAATGTTCTCCCAGTTTCCTCATCCAGTTTATTGATGCTCCCGGTACGATGGATAATTCCGAATCGACGAGCTGAAGGTTGAAATAACCGCTGAAAAGAAGATGGGATTTCTCATTATTGATCACTTTGTAGCCTAATCCGGCCCCGAACTCAATGGTCGTTAACGGATTAAGCCAGGGATCATAGGACATATATCTGGCTGAAAAATTAAAGTTCTTCCAGAACTTAGCGTCTGTAAAGACATCCATAGGCATGTTGAATTCGACGGTACTGGATACAGGGAAATAGTAATCCAATGTAACATCTACTTCGATTGATGTTTCCGATATCTCCTGACTGTATATAAAAGGAGTAATCAGAAAAAAAAGGATAAGTAAATATTTGTGTTTCATAAATTATGGATTTTATCATTTAATTATTTTTAATGCAAAAAAAATGCCAAGAGATATTTTAATCCCGGTTAATTTCATCCTGGAGAATCTGATTGACTAACTCATCGTATTTTTCTGTTTGTTTTAACTCCCTGATTTCGAGATTAAGTCTTTCAAGAAGATCTGTTCTGTTTGTATGTTTATTAAACCCCAGGTAGGTTTCGTTCTGCAAAAGAGGCGGATATATCATTCTGAATTTACCGGAATACTCTTTCTTTTCCATCATAGCCTTACCGATTTCTTCAAGTATTAAGATATAATCGATACGGCCTGAGGCGAGGAGGTCGAGGTTCGATATGTCGCTACGCATTTCGATTACTGTGAAAATCCCCGTTTCCCTGGCATCTTCAAAATCCTGTCTATAACTCCAGCCGAAGAGAATTCCCACTTTGGATCCTCTCAGTTCCTTGATGCTTCGAGGAGAGACCGCATTCTCGGCAGCGGTGAGGATATTGACTTTTTCATTAATTAAGGGATCGGAATAATCGTAAATCAGGTCTCTGGCTGTGGTTCGGTAAATTCGCTTAATACCGCTTTCTCCGGTTTCCCCTATTTTATAGGCAAATGGCGGTGAGTTTTCATCAAGGGAAATTTTAACTTCCTGAGAGAAGAGGCCCGCATGGGCGAGAAGGATGAACAGCGCTGTGAAAAAGATAAACCTTGTCTTTTTATCATAAATGAGACTCTCTTCCCCTTAAACTTTAGTCTATGGTGCGTTTATTTGCAAAAATAATGGGATCTCTCATTTTGTAAAAATTCTATCATGATACTTTGATTTACCGTTTCTATATCATTTCTTCGCCATCCTTACTGCCGTATAGACAATCCCCGCAACGATCATTAGAAGTGAGATAATCACCATGATGATAACACCTCTGTATTCCCCGCCATAACCCGATCCGCCGGCATGCTTCACCAGAATGCCGATATAGGACCAGATCAGAACCATACCGTAGGCAGGGCATACTATGCGGATCAAAGCCGCAGTGCCGATTACCGCGACGACGGGTAGAAGAATCATCATCCAGATTTCCGGGGCTATGCCGCCGCCGTTCCAGCCTATGCTGACCAGCCAGGCCGATACATTGGCCACTGTGGCTACGGTTATCCATCCGAAATACACAGAAAGAGTCGGTTTGACCCATTGCTTCACTTTGTCCCCGAAGGCTGCTTTTTTTATACGGAGCTCAATCAGCATAAGAGTCACGAACAGCAGAATCATGATCAGCAGGGAGAGGAAAACTTTATGGTAGTGCCAGGCCAGAATCCAGAAGCTGTTTAATAAAGATGAAATGACAAAAAGCCAACCGATATAGCGGACAGAATCAGCTGCGCCGTTTTCCGCTTCTGTAAAATTGAAAGTGATGTACTTGAATGTGAAAATGCCCAGAAGTATGTATATAAATCCCCAAATGGCGAAAGTGTATCCCGCCGGTGTGAACAGGTTCGGGAGCGCATCGGAAATCTCGCCGGTCGTGATTCCATTGATTGGAAGGATATTAGCCAGGGCATTTATGGTTATCATGGCCAGGAAGGAAACAGGTACAGCGATCTTACTGAATTTTGTCATATTCACTCCTATAAATATATTGTCTATAGATATTCTAATTCCAATTTTTATTTCAGTTAGAAAATAAACTCTTTTTTAATGGAAAATCCTTCCGGGACAGGGTAATCTGATGAGGTGGACTGGAAGATCGAAACATCAGGCAGGGAGCGACTCGATATCATTAAGCCTCTTTGGGAGAAACTTAATGAAATTCACAGGCATGATTCCCGGCATTTCAGGGACTATTACAGCGGATTTACTTTCGAAGAACGGATCAAAGGTTTCGCAGAACTTCCTGCTGAGGATTTCCTGCTTCAGATTGTCCACGTGAAGGATACTCCGCTTGGCTATTGCATCTCAACGGTTAGAGGAAATGATGGTGAAATTGATTCCCTCTATCTTGAGGAGGATATGAGAGGATCAGGACTGGGCAGCCATCTGGTCGAACAGGCCATGCTCTGGATGCGAGAGAAGAAATGCAGCCGCTTTCGCGTATCGGTTGCCGACGGTCATGAGTCTGTTCTCGAGTTTTACGGGAAGCTGGGTTTTCTTCCCAGGCTTTCGGTACTGGAATACTCCGGGGACTGATACCAGTGTTATTCTTCTGCAGGCGGATATTGCGTTACAATCTTTTTATTTCCGCTCTAATTGTTATCATGTCCACGGCCTTTACGCTTTTATACGGCGATGTTCCCGTCACGGCATCCCTGTTTTTTGATCAGATCTCCTCTTTTTTCATATATCTGGCTCTTCCTTGCTTTTACGGTGCGGTTTTTTTCTTCCATCTCTTCAACCGTTCAGAATGGGTTTTCTTTTTGAACCTCGGTTACTCGAGAAAAAGGCTGATTTTTTCCAGCCAGATGGTCTACGCAAGCATTTCGATTTCAGCTCTCATCGTACTGAATCTCCTGCGGGGGAGCTTATTATGAGTTCATTGAAAGTGGAAAGCCTATCCATGTCTTACGGAAGGAACCGCGTGCTTTCCGGAGCGTATTTCCATTTGGACAAAAGTGAAATCACCAGCGTTGTCGGACGGAATGGCTGCGGTAAATCGACTCTTCTGAAGGCTATGCTCGGATTATTTGCCGATAGCTGCGAAAGCCTTTTTATCGAGGGACAATATATCTCCAAAAAGGAGAGAATGCTTTATTGCGCCTATCTGTCCCAGCACTCCTTTCTGCCTAAAAACGTCAAAGTAAAGAAGTTGCTAAAGATCTTTCTGCCTGATGAACAAGCAAAAGCCCTGATGATGGACGACCGTATTTCCGGGCTGCTTGAACAGAACGCTGTCAGCCTGTCGGGAGGAGGGCTCCGGTACCTCGAGTTTCTCATGATCGCATCGTTAGACCGGAAGGCGTACTTTTTCGATGAGCCCTTCAGCGGCATTGAACCTATTTACATTAAACATATTAAAAAGAAACTTCTTGATCTGAAGAGCAGGGGACGGTATATTCTCATAACGGACCACGATTACCATTCGGTGCGGGGCGTTTCCGATCGCATCTGGCTCTCCCGTTCGGGACGTTTTGAAATGGCCGTCGATCCCGATCAGTTTCTTATCGATCGCGGATATCTTCCCGCTGCGCAGAAGGAATGAAAATGACAGTAGAAGAAAAACGTATTCATGTTGACAACATCCTGGAGGATCTTCATCTTTTTGACGATCTTATAGGACTCCCCCGGGACGTTCTCGACTTCCGCCCCTCTCCCGACCGCTGGACAATCCATGAACATCTCATTCACTGTCTCGATGTCGACGTGGCCAATTTTACCCGTTACAGGGTGGGGATCGTCCATCCCGGTTCGGATATCATCGGTATGGATGATGAATGGACGTCGGGGCTGCTCTATGAGACCATCAGTCCGGAAGAGGCCATAGAGACTATTAAACTGATTCGGAAAATGACCCATCGCCATCTTTCCGCCATAGTGGAAGAGGATTGGACGCAATACAGCATTCTCTATAAAAAGTACGGGATCCTCAATTTCGAGACCTTTATCCCTGTTATGCACAAACATCCGAAGGCTCACAGGGAGTTTATCGACAAGCTTTTGGAGGAGTTCAATTCCGCTGCATAGCGGGAAAGATATAAAAAAAGCCGGACTGTTAATCAGCCGGCTTTATTTTATGTGTGTCTGATTTCTCTTGTTCCGTTGAGCAGACCCCTCATAACATAGCGGACCCAGACCAAACTGACTATGAAAGATAACACGATCCCGGTCGCCATACCGAACCAGACACCGTAAATCCCCATGTTAAAAACGCCCACATAGAGATAGGCTGCCGGGACCGATACGATAAGAACCCGCATCAGCGTGATAAAAAAGGCCGGCATCGGGTAGCCGATGGCCTGGAAAACGCTTCGGTTGATTATACCCACTACGGCGAGACTGAAGAAAAGTTCAACTGTATAAGTCTGTCTGACCGCATAATTGACCACTTCTTCAATATTGGAGAAAAGAGGGTAGATGAATCTGGCAAGCGCTATCATGACAATTGCAAATGAGAATACAACCACAAATCCCGCGGCATAGCCCACTTTTACCGCATGATCGGCTCTTTTCAGGTTACCCCGTCCCGCATTCTGTCCCACGATGGTAATCATGGCGGCGGCCAGGGCGAAGCTGGGCATCAGAACGATCTGATCGAGCCTTCCGCAGAGGGAATAGGCCGTCATGGCAAGCGGATCGATGGAAACCACCAGCCTGTTCAGCAGGAGGAAGGCTATGGACATGGTTATCTGTCCCATGGCCTGAGGTAATCCGATTACTGTGATCTTTTTGATGATTTCCAGTCGGACATTGCTGATTGACCAGCTGATGGGGACCAGGGTTTTTTTAGCGGCGAAAATGCTCAGGGCGTATATGAGTGAAATAAACTGGGCCAGTCCCGTGGCGATGGCGGCGCCTCTGACGTCCAGATTCAGGGCGAAGATGAAAACCGGGTCCAGAACGATGTTCACGACCGTACCGATGATCATAGCCACCATCATGTGTTTCATGAGTCCCTCGCCCTGGAAAATCCCGAAAAACACATTTCCCACAAACGCGAAAAGGGCGACGGGTGTTACCCAGAGAAGGTAATTCAGGCCGTGTTTGTAGTAATCGCCTTCCGCTCCCATGGCTCTGACAATCTGGGGGCCGAAGCCGTAAACCGTTCCCATACAGATTATTGAAAGTATAATAGCCATAATAAGGCCCGATTCGGCGATCTTGTTCAGAACTTCTCTGTTCTTTTCACCGATGGCCCGGGCCACAAGTGAAGACACTCCGACGGAAACCCCTGAAGCCAATGCCATAAAAAAGAAAATGACCGGAAAAATCAGTCCCGTCCCGCCGACAAAGGAGGGGTCATTGAGATCGATGCGGCTGACCCAGATCGTATCAACTATGTTGTATAAAAGCTGGAATAGCATTCCCGCCAGCACGGGAAGAGACAATCTCGCGATAAGAGGCAGAATCGGTCCTTCAAACATGCCCGGTACTTCTCTTCTGGCCATTTCGCCGTGATCGGCGTTTTCCATCTGTTCTGTATTTTCGTTATTCATGGAGCCCATTCTCGATTATGTATTTTTTATTGTCAAGAATATTACCACATGATATAAAAGCTTCATGAATCTGCTCGGATACACCTATGAGGATATTCTCGCCCTGGTCAAGGAAAACAAAATGGGGGGACGGGAAGAAGCTAAAAAACTCTTTAGTGATTTGTATGGAGAAGGGAGATGTGAGGCTGGTCGGAAGCAAGCGTCCAGCTCGCCTATGCAGCCCGGGCCGGGTAACGGATTCGTCTGCGATCTGCCTCCTGTCAGCGGTTCGATCGAGGAAGGGGGGACTATCAAGTTTCTGTTGAAACTCGAAGACGGGCTTGAGACGGAATCAATCATCCTGCCTATGGGCGGCCGCTACAATACGCTCTGCATTTCCTCCCAGATCGGATGCCGATGGTCCTGCGCCTTCTGCGAGACGGGGAAAATGGGCCTTATCCGGAACCTGACCAAAGTGGAGATCCTCGCCCAGTTGATGACCGCCGAACTGGTTTATAAAAAACCAATCCGCAATATCGTTTTCATGGGCATGGGGGAGGCTTTTGACAATTTCGATAATGTTTTGGGGGCCATTGATATATTTACCCATCCCTGGGCCATGAACATTCCCAAAAAATCGATCTGCATTTCAACTGTCGGCAATGTGCAGGGAATCAGCCGGCTGACAGAGCTGGCCCGGAAAGAGAGAGACAAAAATTATCATAAGCTTCATCTGGCCGTGAGCCTCAACGGAGCAGATGATGCCGCAAGAAGTCATTTGATGCCCGTAAACCGCCGATGGCCTCTGGCCGAGCTGAAAGAGAGCCTGATGGAAACGGAGCAGTTCGGCAGGAAAGATCTGCTTTATTTTGAATATATCATGATCAAAGGGGTGACCGACGGCGAGGAAAACGGCCGGAAGCTCATCGATTTCGCCAAGGGGTTCCCGAAAATTACCGTCAATCTGATCCCCTTCAATCCCGGTAGAGATAGCGGGTTCGAGAAACCGACGGCTGAGGAGCTGGAGCGGTTTCACGAACAGCTGCTCACTGCGGGAATAAGAGTTTTTACCCGTAACAGCCAGGGCGAGCGCATCATGGCCGCTTGCGGCCAGCTGGGGAACCGCAAGTCAGAAAATACTGATAAAATGTGATAAATTGGAATTACCCCAATGAAGGAGCATATTCCTGTTGTCTGAGTCTAAGGGAATCCGGAAAATTTCATCAATCCTCTTACTGGGCAGCCTATCCATGCTGTTCGCTGAGGTCTTTTCCGGAGCTTCCCAATTGTGGTTCATTCAGCCATGGGGATGGCTGCTCACTTTTCCTCTCTATCTAAGCCATGTTCTGTTCTTTATGTGGATCGCCTTTAAGCTGCATAAAACCTCGTTGCTACACCTCTACCTCTTCGGGGTTCTTTTCGGACTTTATGAATCATGGATCACGAAAGTGTTATGGGCGGGGTATATGAACGAAACGGGTCCCGGATTCGGTACTCTTTTCTCCCTTGCCATGCCTGAATTCCCTATTCTTGTTTTTTTCTGGCATCCTCTCATGTCTTTTATTCTCCCTGTTCTCGTTTATGAAGTCCTGACAAAGCAGGTTCTGAATGAACATGAATGGATTCTGCGAAAAAGCGTGAAAAAGTCAATTATACTTTCCGTTCTTTTGTTTTTGTTCAGCTCATTCCTGGCTAAGGGAAATCAGTTTGATCTCATATCCGCCAACCTTTCCTTAGGCGGTACTTTGCTGCTGATCATTCTTCTGTTTTTTATTTCAGGAAACCCGGATTCTTCAATTTTCTATTACCGGCGAAAGCCATCTATTGCGATTGTGATTTATTTGATTCTTCTCTATACGGCCTCTTTTTTCTTGCTTGTCCAGGATAGAATTCCCCTTGCGATTCTTCCTTTTGTGTCGATCATAGTCTGTTATATTATCGTCTTCCTTCTGATCGGGCGCTCCAAGAGGTCCCGGAGTTCTTTCCGGCAAACAGAAAAAAACCTGTACTCTCCGGTTGATTTGATCCCCTTCGCTCTGATATCAATGATTTCAATCAATTTAACCTGTCTGTTGCCTGATGTCAGCAATGTTCTGTTAATCATGAGTTACTTAGCCCTGATCCCGGCGGGTATGGCCATATTTCTCGGGATAGCCCTTCGGATCTTTGCCGCTTCTATTTTCAGAAAATGTAATCATTGTGATTCTAAATAAACACAATTGCGATATCTGTCAGACTCATGATATTATACAACCTATGAATATGACATTTAGCCAATTAGTGGAAAACCATAATGTCTCCGATAAGGCAAAGGCTTTTGGTTTTCTGGGGAAGGATTTCCTGACCTACGGTGATGTGAAGTCACTGATAAAATCTTTAAAAAACGAATTGATTTATAGAGGAATAGAGAAGGGCGACCGCATCGCTCTGTTCAGTGAAAACCAGCCTCACTGGGGCGTGGTTTATCTGGCCGTGACATCTCTGGGGGCGGTTATCGTTCCCATTCTGCCGGAGTTCGCCTCGAAAGCTGTGGTAAACATTCTGGACCACAGCGGAGCGAAACTCCTTTTCGCTTCGGAAAAACAGCGAAGAAAACTGGAAGAGGCCGGTTTGTCCCTGCCGGTTTTCAAACTGGAGGATCTGGAGCCTGTGGATGGGAACAAAGCCGATAAAACCCTGTATGAGAAAGACTTTGCCCTTGAGGAAGACGATCTTGCCGCCATTCTCTATACATCGGGAACCACGGGCAATTCCAAAGGGGTTATGCTGAGTCACAGGAATATTCTTTCCAATGTGGAAGCATCCTATCAGATCATCGCCATTTCCGAAGAAGACCGCTTTCTCAGTCTTCTGCCCCTGGCCCATACCTACGAATGCACTCTGGGATTGCTGTTTCCCTTTACGAACGGTTCTTCGGTAACTTACATCGAAGGCGTTCCTTCGCCCCGTATTCTCATGGATGCGCTGGCCAGGGTTAAACCGACTATGATCCTTTCGGTTCCTCTGCTCATCGAGAAAATATACCGGTCCAAGGTTGCGGGACTCTTTCATTCCAGAAAGATCACATCAATACTCTATTCGCTGCCTCCGACGCGGTTTTTACTGAATCATATTGCCGGGAAAAAGCTGTTGAAAGCTTTCGGCGGGGAATTGCGCTTTTTCGGTATCGGTGGAGCGCCCCTGGGACCGGATGTGGAGCGTTTTCTCAAAGACAGCAGATTTCCCTATTCCATCGGCTACGGTCTGACGGAAACTTCGCCGCTTCTGGCGGGAGACAATCCTTCTATTCAGAGATTCCGGTCTACGGGAAATCCCGTTTTTAACGGAGAATTGAGAATAGGCGAACCGGATCGCAGGACGGGAGTCGGGGAAATACAGGCTAAAGGGCCCAATATCATGCTCGGCTACTACAAGGATGAAGAGCGGACAGCGGAAGTCTTTACAGAAGACGGCTGGTTCCGCACGGGAGATCTGGGAAAAATGACACAGGACGGCCGGCTTTTTATCAAAGGCCGGAAGAAAAACCTGATTCTCGGTTCCAATGGAGAGAATATCTATCCCGAAGAGATTGAATCTCTTATCAATGAGAACGAGTATGTGGAAGAATCGGTTATCACCCAGAAAGGGAAAGAGCTTGTGGCTTTTATCTATCTCAATGCGGAAAAGCTGACGGCGGACCTGAAGAATATGAAGCTTCCCACTGAGAAGTTCGAGGAATACAAAGCTTCCCTTCTCGACAGAATCCGCCAGGAGGTCAATAAGCATCTCAATGCGGGCATACGGCTCAGTTCTCTTATTGAGCAGAAGATTCCCTTCGAGAAAACTCCTTCGATGAAGATTAAAAGGTATTTATATATCTGATAGAATCTTTTTCTCTCATTAAGAGCCTCCCTCCCCGGGAGGCTTTTTGTTTGCCCAGTCAGTTCATTTAGAGGTGAAAATCCATTTATTATGCGATTTCGGTCAGTTCCACCAGATCTATTGGTAAAAATTGCCGATTTAACCGGAATTTCTCTCCCGGGGATGAAAAAAACCGGTTTTAAAAACTTGGCACAACCTTTGCAATATAGATATCAGAAAGCAAAGAAGAGAGGTTTTGAAATATGAAAGTTTACAGATCAAGAGAAGGTAAAATATTCGGAGTTTGTCAGGGATTGGCCGATTCCACAGGCTATTCAGCTAAATACTGGAGAATCGCTGCAGTCGTAGCGGCATTCTTTACAGCCGGATGGGCTATCGCCGCTTATATCATCGCGGCATTTGTTCTTCCTGTCAGAAGACCGGAAGGGTATGATTCCAAAGGTTTCAAAGAGAATTTCGAAGATTTGAGGGATGACGCCGAAGCTTTTGTAAAAAGAGAGTACAGTGAGTTCAAGGAAGCCGGTGCCGATGCATCGAAGACCAGGAAGGAAAGGAAAGATGCCAAAGCGGCATCGGCAGGCGATTCAAAAATCGATCCTGAAAAAGCTTGATTTCAGGGAAAGAGGGAGTGATATATGTTAAACGGATATAGTTTCAGTAACGAACAGTTTGTATCCTTTATGAATAGGGAAAATCTGAAAAAGTATGATGCTGCGGCAAAAATCTACCTGATGAACAGAAGGTCGGGACAAGAGATAATCATAGTTTCCGAAGAAAGATTTGCTGAATACAGGGGAAAAGGGCTGAAGTCGATAGCCTAGAAATAATATATCAGAAAGAGAAGCCGTCCTGCAGGGCGGCTTCTCTTTTTGTCTTCCCGTCTTGACAAGAAGGGCCAAAGGATTTAAACGGTTGCTTATATGAAAGCAAATTCCTTTTTCTATCCCAAGTTTTTTTCACTGATCCGTTCCGGCCTGGACCGCAGACAGATGGTCCAGGATG
This window harbors:
- a CDS encoding substrate-binding periplasmic protein, with product MGILFGWSYRQDFEDARETGIFTVIEMRSDISNLDLLASGRIDYILILEEIGKAMMEKKEYSGKFRMIYPPLLQNETYLGFNKHTNRTDLLERLNLEIRELKQTEKYDELVNQILQDEINRD
- a CDS encoding TspO/MBR family protein, coding for MTKFSKIAVPVSFLAMITINALANILPINGITTGEISDALPNLFTPAGYTFAIWGFIYILLGIFTFKYITFNFTEAENGAADSVRYIGWLFVISSLLNSFWILAWHYHKVFLSLLIMILLFVTLMLIELRIKKAAFGDKVKQWVKPTLSVYFGWITVATVANVSAWLVSIGWNGGGIAPEIWMMILLPVVAVIGTAALIRIVCPAYGMVLIWSYIGILVKHAGGSGYGGEYRGVIIMVIISLLMIVAGIVYTAVRMAKK
- a CDS encoding GNAT family N-acetyltransferase, coding for MDWKIETSGRERLDIIKPLWEKLNEIHRHDSRHFRDYYSGFTFEERIKGFAELPAEDFLLQIVHVKDTPLGYCISTVRGNDGEIDSLYLEEDMRGSGLGSHLVEQAMLWMREKKCSRFRVSVADGHESVLEFYGKLGFLPRLSVLEYSGD
- a CDS encoding ATP-binding cassette domain-containing protein, which gives rise to MSSLKVESLSMSYGRNRVLSGAYFHLDKSEITSVVGRNGCGKSTLLKAMLGLFADSCESLFIEGQYISKKERMLYCAYLSQHSFLPKNVKVKKLLKIFLPDEQAKALMMDDRISGLLEQNAVSLSGGGLRYLEFLMIASLDRKAYFFDEPFSGIEPIYIKHIKKKLLDLKSRGRYILITDHDYHSVRGVSDRIWLSRSGRFEMAVDPDQFLIDRGYLPAAQKE
- a CDS encoding DinB family protein; translation: MTVEEKRIHVDNILEDLHLFDDLIGLPRDVLDFRPSPDRWTIHEHLIHCLDVDVANFTRYRVGIVHPGSDIIGMDDEWTSGLLYETISPEEAIETIKLIRKMTHRHLSAIVEEDWTQYSILYKKYGILNFETFIPVMHKHPKAHREFIDKLLEEFNSAA
- a CDS encoding MATE family efflux transporter; the encoded protein is MNNENTEQMENADHGEMARREVPGMFEGPILPLIARLSLPVLAGMLFQLLYNIVDTIWVSRIDLNDPSFVGGTGLIFPVIFFFMALASGVSVGVSSLVARAIGEKNREVLNKIAESGLIMAIILSIICMGTVYGFGPQIVRAMGAEGDYYKHGLNYLLWVTPVALFAFVGNVFFGIFQGEGLMKHMMVAMIIGTVVNIVLDPVFIFALNLDVRGAAIATGLAQFISLIYALSIFAAKKTLVPISWSISNVRLEIIKKITVIGLPQAMGQITMSIAFLLLNRLVVSIDPLAMTAYSLCGRLDQIVLMPSFALAAAMITIVGQNAGRGNLKRADHAVKVGYAAGFVVVFSFAIVMIALARFIYPLFSNIEEVVNYAVRQTYTVELFFSLAVVGIINRSVFQAIGYPMPAFFITLMRVLIVSVPAAYLYVGVFNMGIYGVWFGMATGIVLSFIVSLVWVRYVMRGLLNGTREIRHT
- the rlmN gene encoding 23S rRNA (adenine(2503)-C(2))-methyltransferase RlmN, producing MNLLGYTYEDILALVKENKMGGREEAKKLFSDLYGEGRCEAGRKQASSSPMQPGPGNGFVCDLPPVSGSIEEGGTIKFLLKLEDGLETESIILPMGGRYNTLCISSQIGCRWSCAFCETGKMGLIRNLTKVEILAQLMTAELVYKKPIRNIVFMGMGEAFDNFDNVLGAIDIFTHPWAMNIPKKSICISTVGNVQGISRLTELARKERDKNYHKLHLAVSLNGADDAARSHLMPVNRRWPLAELKESLMETEQFGRKDLLYFEYIMIKGVTDGEENGRKLIDFAKGFPKITVNLIPFNPGRDSGFEKPTAEELERFHEQLLTAGIRVFTRNSQGERIMAACGQLGNRKSENTDKM
- a CDS encoding AMP-binding protein, which codes for MNMTFSQLVENHNVSDKAKAFGFLGKDFLTYGDVKSLIKSLKNELIYRGIEKGDRIALFSENQPHWGVVYLAVTSLGAVIVPILPEFASKAVVNILDHSGAKLLFASEKQRRKLEEAGLSLPVFKLEDLEPVDGNKADKTLYEKDFALEEDDLAAILYTSGTTGNSKGVMLSHRNILSNVEASYQIIAISEEDRFLSLLPLAHTYECTLGLLFPFTNGSSVTYIEGVPSPRILMDALARVKPTMILSVPLLIEKIYRSKVAGLFHSRKITSILYSLPPTRFLLNHIAGKKLLKAFGGELRFFGIGGAPLGPDVERFLKDSRFPYSIGYGLTETSPLLAGDNPSIQRFRSTGNPVFNGELRIGEPDRRTGVGEIQAKGPNIMLGYYKDEERTAEVFTEDGWFRTGDLGKMTQDGRLFIKGRKKNLILGSNGENIYPEEIESLINENEYVEESVITQKGKELVAFIYLNAEKLTADLKNMKLPTEKFEEYKASLLDRIRQEVNKHLNAGIRLSSLIEQKIPFEKTPSMKIKRYLYI
- a CDS encoding PspC domain-containing protein, which codes for MKVYRSREGKIFGVCQGLADSTGYSAKYWRIAAVVAAFFTAGWAIAAYIIAAFVLPVRRPEGYDSKGFKENFEDLRDDAEAFVKREYSEFKEAGADASKTRKERKDAKAASAGDSKIDPEKA